One genomic segment of Terriglobia bacterium includes these proteins:
- a CDS encoding FtsX-like permease family protein, producing the protein MAAIGLYGLISYSVAQTTHEIGIRMALGAKAADVVGMVLRKAALLALLGVALGIGGAFLLTGYLKTLLFAVTPTDLLTLVVVSATLFATAVVASLIPARRAARVDPSVALKYE; encoded by the coding sequence ATGGCGGCCATCGGATTGTACGGTCTCATCAGCTATTCGGTGGCGCAGACGACCCATGAGATCGGCATTCGCATGGCGCTCGGCGCGAAGGCCGCGGATGTGGTCGGCATGGTTCTCAGAAAGGCGGCGCTGCTCGCCCTGCTCGGAGTCGCCCTCGGGATCGGCGGCGCGTTCTTGTTGACGGGGTATCTTAAGACTCTCTTGTTCGCCGTCACGCCCACGGACTTGCTCACGCTCGTCGTCGTCTCCGCAACCCTGTTCGCAACCGCGGTCGTGGCCAGCCTGATCCCGGCCCGCCGCGCAGCCCGAGTGGATCCCTCCGTCGCTCTGAAATATGAATAG
- a CDS encoding IS91 family transposase encodes MFPALDFRAALCTHVPDSGQQLVRYYGAFSNARPVSARAPAAGVQPLRQDDSDSGAQFARGRRRSWARLIKKVYEADPLVCPRCSGALKIISLIGDGPVIERILRHLKLWHRPERPPPRPAGRAIQ; translated from the coding sequence ATCTTTCCGGCGCTGGACTTCCGGGCCGCCCTGTGCACCCACGTGCCGGATTCGGGACAGCAGCTGGTCAGGTATTACGGAGCTTTTTCCAATGCGCGCCCGGTTTCAGCTCGCGCTCCCGCAGCCGGAGTACAGCCGCTGCGCCAGGACGATTCCGACAGCGGCGCCCAGTTCGCGCGCGGCCGCAGGCGTTCGTGGGCCCGGTTGATCAAGAAAGTGTACGAAGCGGACCCGCTCGTTTGCCCCCGCTGCTCCGGCGCCCTTAAGATCATCAGCCTGATCGGCGACGGCCCGGTGATTGAAAGGATCCTGCGCCACCTGAAGCTGTGGCACCGGCCCGAGCGTCCGCCGCCGCGCCCCGCCGGGCGAGCGATCCAAT